Genomic segment of Arctopsyche grandis isolate Sample6627 chromosome 3, ASM5162203v2, whole genome shotgun sequence:
AGAAAGTGATATATATGGATACAAAGTGGCGTTTTCTATTCTTCATAGGGCAGGTGCCTATAAAAGACAAATCGCCTGTACTGGATCAATAAACTGGACTTTTACTACGACCAGCGAAAGCTCACCCAACGGGCCGGTCGATGTGCTCTCAGATAATTGTGGTGTtaaaatcaaaaagtaatacctAAAATGACCATTTGGGCGTTTCCAACgtaaaatgtttgtttacaaCTTGTTCTTTCCCTTTCGTAAATTTAACCATGGTCACGATTTGCCACCGGAAATTGCGATAAACATACGTTTTCACATTTGTTTTCCAACTCTTATTCAACATTTATCTTAGTTTCTAAACTGATTAAACAAAAACCGGTCAAAATAGCTGTTCAAATGCAccaattatgttttttttttttgattttcaaatgctttttattattacgaaattatgttcacaatacttcttatatctattttaatagctaccgatctactgatcattttctattttacaatttaatttaatttggttagtaatcatagtattctaatgttaatgtacagcataataggaaaaaagagttcaaaaacctatttacaattaccAATTATATGTAGTTGGAATTTTTTGGACTTTTATGAAGCAATGATtacaagttttacaaaaaaacataATCCAACCAACAGTACTAATATTGGGTATCAGGATATGTACCCTCTGGACACATACCCCGCGGACACATACCCCTGGTCAAAACctccctggacattaaccccccgtgcaaaaaaccccctgaaaaataaaatattttataaaaaatgacagtatctataataaaaagtcagtatcaatactaatttatttcagtcagAAAAATACAATTTGGATAATAATTCATCTATCAGAACAAATGCGAGAGGTGGTATCATTCGTAATTTCAGTCCAAAATCAGAATCTTCTTGGTAACGTCGCTGCATCTCATTCTCTATAACTTTCCGATAGATGTTTTGACTTAGATGAAAGAAACATCCTTTAATTTCGCAGACTGCGAAACTTCTTTCTAAACTATGTATAGCTGCCAATTCAAAGTCAATCATGATGCTGGTTGGACTCAAAttgtcattcaatatatttaatgtctCGAACAGTTTAGTGTAAGTATCGTGTATTTTCTTCtgtagtaaaatataaagaCACGGAAGGACTCGGTCATGAATCGTGTAGAAAACCAGTGGGATGTTGTTTCCaaaggcgaaatcacacagggaagaacggcatgTCGTGTGCttgggggttctcctacatttcttcaaatatgggatacacccaGTGATGCGCTGCTAAAATTCTATGAACCGGTTCGCACCTTTGCAAACAACCCccccatatatatttttaatttcaacccccccatatatattcaaaaatatatttttattatacattacaaAGTTATTTATCTTATTCGTCTATTATATGTTGTGTGATGGTGACTTCAGAGCCATGATTTAACGAATGGTGTGGAATCCCATGAAGTCAGTGGTATACCTATCAAATTAATGGTCATTAAGTCTGATATGTGTCTCTTCGCCAGCtctaaagaaatataaaaatatttttttccgtatTTTAAGAaccagctctccgaacccaaaTTATTTTAGCAACCGGCACGACAGAGCCAGTGCGAACCCATAGCAGCACATCACTGGATACACTGTTATCGATCTCTgacaagcaaggataaatacaaggataaaattttacagaaaacacgccagggggtgattttgggacggtgtgtgctgggcgtgccatgaatatgtgccaggcattccacatttttttcgcatgtttaaaagtatataaaaaaaaccatgtgccgcgTTCCTTCCTGTGTGAACAGTCGGAGACTGTCACATGTTCCAAATATTAATATTCGATTGTTATCCTCTCAGctgaaatcatttaaaattattaattacttattactgtttttaaataatttttatccatggcgggaGCTATTTTTCAGGGGTTTTTTTGtacggggggttaatgtccagggggtttttgaatGGGGGTATGTGTTCTAGAAccctaatattattaattttacattgtaataataatcattattacaatgtaaaattaaaattataaaattttataagattgcattatgaaaaatattcataaatttggtatagtttaaatatgaatgttaatattatgtaattggtactattttgtatgtacttagatacaaaaaatatcgatgcggtgcaaacgatctgtggttcagtctgtctggcgcttgtcgatcgtttgcaccaaacccaaaaaatatatgtatattttgatataatatttgatgACAGAAGGTAAATTTTCTACATTAATCAATCGCAAATAAATGAAAGAACTGTTAATCTCAAGGGacaaattttataacattatcAGAGGCTACAAGcattttcattacttaaaatatatattttttctattgtttattcTTTAAAAACAACCAGATTCATAAAACATTTAtgcttattaaattaatattaataattttgtttGTTCTTAGATGATTTTCATCCAAATATTAGTTGTCAGCTTGTTGAAGTTGGCGTTGGCAACAAAACCACCAGGCTATGTTGAAAAACCGAAGATTCCAGATCCTGtcagttattataatataaatgtttttaaaccaGTTTAAATATACTTTACATTAATGTGACTGCTTTCATTATAGAACCCACCAAAATATGATTTTGGTTATACAATAGACTATTCTTCGGGCAATAAACAAGGACACTTGGAACAACGGAATGGTGAACACACTGAAGGACATTACTATGTTGACTTGCCcaatgtataattatataaatgttttaaaaaactttatttaaatactttttattaataatgagATGTGTTATAGGAATCGGCAGCTCAAGAAGTTCAATACTTTGCTGATGATTGGGGCTTTCATCCAATAGTTAAATACAGTTCTAAATCAAAGCATAGTTCTTCTAGTACACAGTTTGCACTTGGAGAAGAAGCTGTCAAGAAATTGGGTGCAAATGGCTTCAATACACCAATTAATaaggtttaatttaatatacatatgtagaaaaacCACGGCAAtacaattttgttattatttttgcatttaaataactgaatatttatgaatttcaGAATTCTGGTACAAGCTCTTTTTACACAACTGATTCTGCACTACCATCAGTAGCTACAAGCAATATTGTTTCATATggtgataaaataaatacaatccaAACTGTACATCAGCCAGGATCAGTTTCATTTTTACCAACGGCTTTGACAGGCGGTTCCTCTCAGCAAGAACAACAACCACAAACAATTCACCTTCAGCCTGTAAATCGTGAACCGAGCTATTATAGTACAACTCAACTCTTGCCCGTCAAGTCCACACCTTCTTATCAAGAGCAAACTCCACATCAATCAAATAATGGCGGAGTCCAATATTCGACAAACGTCGTACACCATGATTCAAAATCGAATGTTCAATTCCAGCAGCAAAATCTGTTGACTCCTTCTCATCAAAATATTATCTCGCATACAAGTACTCCTATTCAAGTGTCGACTCCAGCACACGTTGATATATTATCCAATCCCCAACCCTTAATCTTGGAACAGGTAAGTACAGAGCCTACAACATACGAACATAGTTCTTTGGTATTACAGCAACCTGTTGATTATGGCACAAAGCTTATATCTTCCAAAGTTCCTCGTGTTAAATATGTTACAACTGAAACCCCGTTAGTAAACTTACACACACCAAAAGAAGCGTCATACTCTAAGTTAGTAGCATCGACACATAATTTGGTATCAAACGATGATTTACTGAATATTAATAGTGCTGCCGAAAATGATGGATACTTAAGTGATGCAGGGCATCCTTCTGTTGATTATACCCATGTCGTTGATCATAATTCGAAATATAATCAACACAGCAATAATCAAGTACAGAATGCATTTACTGTCAGTGGATCATATGGAAAAGTGTTGAATCCTCCATTTAGAAAACCAATAGGTGCTGgaattatttcaattgaatcacCCGAAGAAATTAATCCAGCGTTTGTTCAACCGATTGTTGTTGCGGACTTCAAATCTGAAGttgaaaacaatattatatcGACTACAGAGGCGTCCATATTGTACCAAAGCAGTACAGAGGGTCAGTATGAAAATCTACAATCGTCCACTCCGAAGCTCCGTCCAGTGAGTCAAAAATTTTTAGCGCCCTTAAATGCTGGGCTCAGGCTTGTTAATTCTAATAAAGTGGATTATCTTGATTGCTCAGACAAAACTGATGTTAAACATGTCGAAGATGAAGTAATTGAACAAGAAAATATCGAAAGTAATGAAAGAATCAAAACGGTAGTTGAATTATTCAAATCCGTGCCAATTGATGTAAATCAAGAAGGTAAATATACAACGCAGCATGTATATGAACATGCTAAGAATTTGGCTCAAAATTTACAATCCCCCTATGAAATAATTAGAGACCAACAGcatattcaaaatttacaacAAAACCAATTTCAAACTGCGTTGCAATCCTcaaagaaaatacaaaataatttaaatcaaaagttaTATCAGCTAGGCGCTCAGCAAATACTGATCCACCCAACagaacaaataaatcaatttgaagCTCAAGAAGAAGCACAGCAGATAGAAGAACATCATGAAGAAATTGCAAAGCACGAACAAACTTCCATTTTGAGTTCGACTGTTTCGCCAATTTCAAT
This window contains:
- the LOC143909523 gene encoding uncharacterized protein LOC143909523 yields the protein MCIVSSSDVLTIRMIFIQILVVSLLKLALATKPPGYVEKPKIPDPNPPKYDFGYTIDYSSGNKQGHLEQRNGEHTEGHYYVDLPNESAAQEVQYFADDWGFHPIVKYSSKSKHSSSSTQFALGEEAVKKLGANGFNTPINKNSGTSSFYTTDSALPSVATSNIVSYGDKINTIQTVHQPGSVSFLPTALTGGSSQQEQQPQTIHLQPVNREPSYYSTTQLLPVKSTPSYQEQTPHQSNNGGVQYSTNVVHHDSKSNVQFQQQNLLTPSHQNIISHTSTPIQVSTPAHVDILSNPQPLILEQVSTEPTTYEHSSLVLQQPVDYGTKLISSKVPRVKYVTTETPLVNLHTPKEASYSKLVASTHNLVSNDDLLNINSAAENDGYLSDAGHPSVDYTHVVDHNSKYNQHSNNQVQNAFTVSGSYGKVLNPPFRKPIGAGIISIESPEEINPAFVQPIVVADFKSEVENNIISTTEASILYQSSTEGQYENLQSSTPKLRPVSQKFLAPLNAGLRLVNSNKVDYLDCSDKTDVKHVEDEVIEQENIESNERIKTVVELFKSVPIDVNQEGKYTTQHVYEHAKNLAQNLQSPYEIIRDQQHIQNLQQNQFQTALQSSKKIQNNLNQKLYQLGAQQILIHPTEQINQFEAQEEAQQIEEHHEEIAKHEQTSILSSTVSPISINSAQQSTVLVQTQVNHNEQDGSNQQGSIEQVQYHTDIAAAEQSQSSHSQESHSQILIQPEHYHANDHTLQESESLEHQFQTQNQHSFSVQHPIQGVTDYRTPNKVQFDRIVENSIHQQLKQQHGLPTALPLIQKPTAIPHLAPTVIEKHFPIPYEVEKRVPYPVEVERIVERPIEVTKYVDKPYPVEVKVPHPVHVPVHVHHSYPVDRIIEKKVPYPVEVEKIVEKQVPVQVPYPVEKIVERVVEKPVHVTQFIEKPYPVEKPVPYPVEVQHIIEKNVPYPVEVKVPYKQHPITYPIQNKQVPFKLVNNPYIVTYPVHPNIPVNLGQLYFVNQNYGWQQKEWPVVNHYYNNAYSQNQNPIKVNYPTHVDSYYRKAPSSYGGNKVVSSQLSTINGAESIKNYSTYLGPVPIQNNLNIWGQNDNTNGNSLKYRRSDRNSRGYRMEYGFKPPLIPSIEIDMNGQPINRDLKRK